The proteins below are encoded in one region of Symbiobacterium terraclitae:
- a CDS encoding ABC transporter permease, with the protein MGSWSPSGLWGWEKSAVCCPKLTARGGPALRFFSISKVFARNEGSPAFSDIRRTLLEWPRWLTLGWYDFRTQNSRTILGPFWNTVSTALWVLGLVLVFRPHMLAADSAYPVYVAGGIVVWNLLSSALSGGSKVFVSRAGVIRNINAPMMSHILHYVMLLNCRAIFQLPVVAVAFMLQNEPNFAVAWMAVPGYALVVLAVIPLTLITAITGARFRDLSNLISSTMRFLFFMSPVFWQPNGSNWRTSLALVNPLTYFLEVVRSPLLGVYPSGLSWLVVLSVAAVAWLVGIGALNRFRNDIVFWL; encoded by the coding sequence TTGTGGGGCTGGGAGAAATCCGCTGTATGCTGCCCTAAACTTACTGCACGGGGAGGCCCTGCATTGCGCTTCTTTTCAATTTCAAAGGTTTTTGCCAGGAATGAGGGGTCACCGGCCTTCTCCGATATTCGACGCACGTTGCTGGAGTGGCCTCGTTGGCTTACCCTAGGCTGGTATGATTTTCGGACACAAAATAGCCGAACCATTCTGGGGCCCTTCTGGAACACGGTATCGACAGCATTATGGGTGTTAGGCCTAGTGCTCGTCTTCCGGCCGCACATGCTGGCTGCCGATTCAGCCTATCCAGTATATGTGGCTGGCGGGATAGTAGTCTGGAACCTGTTATCGTCTGCCCTTTCGGGTGGTTCCAAGGTGTTTGTGAGTAGAGCGGGAGTCATTAGAAACATCAACGCACCGATGATGAGTCACATCCTGCACTATGTCATGCTTCTGAACTGCAGGGCCATATTTCAGCTGCCGGTGGTCGCTGTAGCGTTCATGCTCCAGAATGAGCCCAACTTCGCAGTGGCATGGATGGCCGTGCCGGGATACGCGCTCGTGGTCTTGGCGGTCATACCCCTCACCTTGATCACTGCGATTACGGGGGCACGTTTCCGTGATCTGTCGAATCTAATTTCATCTACGATGCGTTTTCTGTTCTTCATGTCCCCTGTGTTCTGGCAGCCGAATGGGAGCAACTGGAGGACATCACTCGCCCTCGTTAACCCCCTAACCTATTTTCTTGAGGTCGTTCGGTCCCCTCTTCTCGGTGTATACCCGTCGGGCTTGTCCTGGCTCGTGGTCCTGTCAGTTGCAGCAGTGGCGTGGCTGGTTGGAATTGGAGCGCTCAATCGCTTTAGAAACGACATCGTATTCTGGCTCTAG
- a CDS encoding ABC transporter ATP-binding protein: MISLRNVTLQFPVYAKKRGATGRPGRASVGGEISHCGTGGTRVIALDGITIDIPSGARVAVIGHNGAGKSSLLRLIAGIYQPSSGDCRVDGKVSTLFSTSLGMNQDATGYENIYRAGLMLGLRHDEIVRVLPEIIELCDLGSFIDMPFRTYSSGMRMRLGFAIATSMEPDILLIDEVFGAGDRSFMEKAKERFSNMMSKARTVVMVSHSESLAKRFCDRGLWLEKGRLRMYGDLDEVLNAYREHMRR; the protein is encoded by the coding sequence GTGATTTCACTGCGGAATGTGACACTGCAGTTTCCGGTCTACGCCAAGAAGCGCGGCGCGACCGGGCGACCAGGCCGGGCCAGCGTCGGTGGTGAGATCTCGCACTGTGGGACTGGAGGAACTCGAGTAATTGCTCTCGATGGCATTACAATTGATATCCCGTCTGGCGCTAGAGTGGCCGTGATAGGGCACAACGGCGCCGGCAAGAGCTCACTTCTTAGACTCATTGCCGGAATATACCAGCCCTCTTCGGGGGACTGCAGAGTCGACGGCAAGGTGTCAACGCTGTTCTCGACGTCGCTGGGCATGAACCAGGATGCTACTGGGTACGAGAACATCTACAGGGCTGGGCTGATGCTTGGCCTACGTCACGACGAGATAGTCCGTGTACTACCAGAGATCATAGAACTATGTGATTTAGGGAGCTTCATCGACATGCCCTTCCGTACGTACTCGTCAGGGATGCGAATGCGCCTCGGCTTTGCCATAGCCACCAGCATGGAGCCAGACATCCTGCTGATTGACGAGGTGTTCGGTGCGGGTGACCGAAGCTTTATGGAAAAGGCCAAAGAGCGATTCTCCAACATGATGTCCAAGGCTCGAACGGTGGTGATGGTCTCGCACTCGGAATCTCTGGCCAAGCGGTTCTGTGACAGGGGTCTGTGGCTTGAGAAAGGCAGGCTGCGGATGTACGGTGACCTTGATGAAGTATTGAACGCCTACAGGGAGCACATGAGGAGATAA